The sequence GTTTTTGGGTTGCTttatttgagttttgtttttacatgaagaGAATTAGATTTGAGTAGGTATAGGTGTGTGAGAATtgaattaagtttagctttcagaAAGGGTAGGGGCAAGCTCTGGgggatggcagagggtcaagCAGCCAAGCTGTaagtggccggtcctcctgtttatccacccactatccttgcaaggtggagacccGGGGTACagtttcctaaaatagcttcataacttgttaccaaactagctcagactggctctgcagttaaagaacaaaggaaggcGGGGTGTAGACTGGTTTCAAATgttccttgtttcaaatgtttcaagttggTGTaggagacttttttcaaatgtttccaatttgcacATTcttcatgtttcaaatttgctgggGCTAGTTAGGCTTGAATAGAAtataacctctgaagtatccagccactggagaaacaggggagggacttgtgagttaggtgtagggaataaatagtgctgggtcaATTGTTCTGCGCAGCAACCGCCCACATTTTGGCTGTGCACCGGTTCTTGCAAGatggtgaataaattcttttcttcttcatgatCATGTGAGCTTTATTCCTTCttaggtatagtgcttgtttcGCACAGGTGGTAGCTACAGAGTTCATGTACTTTACTGCCCAACGAAGGTAATTAAAGAGGGTGGGCTGCAGAAACATGGGCACAAATGAGGTTCTAAATTCTGGAGCAGCACACATTCACTTGAGTTAactagtttcatttttaaaataggagcACTAATTAAGTCCATTAATAGGCTTAAATCACTGCAATTAAATAATCATCCAGCACTTCTCAAAGCACAgctaaaaatactttgaaatttggaGATTTGGAGAGGAGGCATTGGCCATGATGTGGCCAGCTGTTCCCATAAGTGAAATATTTTGAACAAAGTCATAAAAACAGGATTCACCAAATAATTCACCCAACAGTGCTGCCTCTATTCCCTCCTCTGTCTCAGAGACAAAGTTGGGAACTTAACCACACACTCTCTAAAATCAACCAATTAGAGATTCCAAGAATTAACATTCAAATTCCCCAGGGAGGGtaggggaggaaaggaaaggagtgcATGCATATCAACCATGTCAAACTGATTAATCTACATGAAGAGAATGGAAATTTTgctggggggtgggatggggtggggatttCTCTAAATCAGTGTTTGTCAAATTATCTCTTAATTTCCCATTCATTGCAGACCAAtgctttttataaaatacaataaagtgAATTGCtaggaaagtgaaaggaaaataaatgaaagtacatAAATACAAGGCCAAATTTTTATTAATACAACCAACAGATTCTGTTTATTAGATTCAACATAAAACTGGGTTTCAATTAATATAATCAGTGCAAACATAACActggaaaaaaagaattacaaaactGTACATATCCATTGAAagtctgcattttttaaaagtagttaaTCTATGCATTTGCTTTCCAGTTAACTATGTGAACGTCTTTTGCTTGGGAACTAGTTAGGCGTGTGTTGACCTTTCCGATGTTTCTACTTAGTATAGATCATACCCACTCCACCAGCCCACCACCAATTCCTACAGAAACACCAAGGAAGGGGCACCAAGGGAGGGGAAAGCACAGATTTCAAAGGCTAATTCACCAATTTTGTAATTTATCCAAGTTTCACTGCTCAGTCTTCAACTATGTATGAACACATAAAGGAAAAAGGTGAAGTATTTTTGCCTCAGTAGCCATGTGTGAGTTCTACTTACTTGTTCTGTCAGATATAAGCAAGCTTGATTTTTGTAATTTATAAATTTTGACTGCATGTATgttggttttcattttattccccacaatatttgttaaatgaaatagCAATATACCTCATATTTCTCATACGTAGAGTTAATGACACTTATTTGTTCTTTCTAATCCTTTAGCAGGGCCTTCTGTCTTACTAATAGCCAATGCACCGGTCGTAGTGGAAATTAGGTGAAGGGGAAAATACATGTTTCTGTGAGTAGAAGGCAAGTGCAAACGTACTGGGGGGAAGGTTCCATAGATGGGTTGTCCCTACAGTGGGATTGTGCAGTGGGGTTAACCTTTGTCACCAGCCAAAAGAAACCCCAGCTCTTATGCATCCAATATGTCATATTACTCAGGAGACATAAAGTCATAAAGACATAAATTTGAGAGAAATTGATAGAATGTGAGAATTTAGCTTGTGGCCCAAAAGGATTTGCTTATTTACCCTTAGATTTAGTTTCTTAAAAAGGGTCTCTAACCCCATTATAATTCTGAGAGGTGATCTTATGTGCACCCAATAAATAGTTGTCAGAAACCCATGGAACATTTCTCTCAGAAGAACACGCTGGATCCACGAGAAGACTGCGGGGCTCTCGGTCAGGAGAATTGGGGTCCGCCCCTAGTTATGTCATTGAACAGATGTGCGACTTCGAACCAATCACTTAACCTGCAAAACCTCAGAGGACCTACGATAAGATAAATAATTAATACAACAAACAGATGGGTGAACTGCAGGAAGCTCACGATCCCGTCCAGCTCCACAATTCTGCAACCAGCATCAGAACGCAGCTCACACCGTAGACGGGGAAACAGTTTGGGGTCAACTAACGACGCAGAGCGGCAGCGTGATGCTGCTCGCACCACGTTTGATTCTCCTGGGGCGCTGTCTCCCAGCCACGGCGCCCACAGCTTGCAAAGGTGTTCCAGGCGACTCAGATTCTTAAAGGTGGTAATACCGTCGGTTTCCATTTCTTGTTCTAAAaattaatagaggaaacaatGGTTGTGCGTGTTTTACCATCTAAAACGGCGCCGCCTGTCTCCGAGAGCGGGTGTAGTACGCATGCGCGGCAGTGAGGGCCCCCTGGAGGCGGGTTCACGTGACTCGGGGTCTCAGCTGAGCCCTCCTGGAGCAAATGCGTAGAttaactacttttaaaaaatgcagactTTCAATGGATATGTACagttttgtaattcttttttttccagtgttATGTTTGCACTGATTATATTAATTGAAACCCAGTTTTGTGTTGAATCTAATAAATAGAATCTGTTGGTTGTATTAATAAAAATTTGGCCTTGTATTTatgtactttcatttattttcctttcactttcctaGCAATTcactttattgtattttataaaaagcaTCGGTCTGCAATGAATGGGAAATTAAGAGATAATTTGACAAACACTGATTTAGAGaaatccccaccccatcccaccccccagcAAAATTTCCATTCTCTTCATGCAGATTAATCAGTTTGACATGGTTGATATGCATGCACTCCTTTGCTTTCCTCCCTTACCCTCCCTGGGGAATTTGAATGTTAATTCTCGGAATCTCTAATTGGTTGATTTTAGAGAGTGTTTGGTTAAGTTCCCAACTTTATGCATGATTCCTGACTGCTGCACATTCCTCAACTGCTTTTCCTCTTAGGAGTATattgtttaatccattcctgtaatgGATTGTTGGTTAAAGACACACGCACAGGAAAGAGtgatgttaaaatataaaaagttagTAACTTTAAAATTTGTGTCAAGACCTGCGTCAGATCAGTAAATTGTGTTCATCTCATCAAAAAACACAGAACATCAAGCTGTCTCTAATATCGGAAAAGTCGACCTGAGTAAAGGCAAAATATAGTGACAGTTATTTCTAATTTGCTTTATTGGGGAGAAACATGTACGTCAGCCTTGTTCCTTGGATAAAAGTTCTTGTTAAAAAAAGTCTTAAATTTCTCTTAACTAATTGGTTAGTTACAGcataaaattcataaagaaaaaacCTGCTGATTTTATCTTGCACACAATTGAAGAATTCCAAACATTAAGGAATAAAagcaatttttgtatatgtttaggCCCTAATATAATTCAGTTTCAATCTACACTTTAGCACACATTAATTTCTGACAATAAGAGCAATGTGCATCTTAAAATTTGTCATATCATTCTTTTCTTGTATAATTAATATAAGATGATATGGATGTCTTTAATATTGGGCAacaaaatttttctttacatatgGCTTTATAGATGGTATTAAGATAAATTTTATAGTGCCATTTAAATAATATTCTACTCTTAAAAATTTTAACCTGAAATCATCTGTGGCTgatgtattttgcaaatattatgATATGATTTTAAGAGGCTGTAAAGAAGTTCATGAGgttccatatttccatggaagatGCTCACTAGTGAAACAAGACTGGGAACCTCTGTCATAGAGGATCTTGTGATGTGAAAATTAGTCATGCCAAGGTGGTCTCGCTAGTTTCTGCAGAAAGAAGCAGCACCCTGAAAGGGGGTGGAGTTGGGGAAATTCCCAATGGACCTGCATCCTCTGCTCTAGCAAATTACTGGGCCCTTTCGGATGTAGAACTCCTACCCTGCTACCTTCCAACACTTCTCAGGGTACAAACCCTCCACCAGCCTTCAGTATGTGCAAGAAGAAGATGGAAATTACATTTTCTTGGGTTATGTCATCAAAGGCCTCATGCATCATTTCCTGTTGAATTTTCCCAACAGCACTATAAGGAACGCATGTTAGATTGTTACTCTGTTTTTACATGGTATGGAACCAGGGCACAGAGAGGTCGTCCATGGGGTGTAACTGTTCAGAAAGGAGCTGCGAGGCAGAAGCTCACAGGTGGGAAAAAAAACCTCTGCTGCTTCTCACCATTAAATCATAACAGgagttttgcatattttattagtTACCATATATGTAAACATGACATTTCCTGGATGTTTCTTCAAACGTGTTGTGGAGATGCTGCTGGGAACGAGCGCCTTCTCTTTGTGGCATTTATCTTTCATTACATCGCCATTAAACACGACACATCTCAGGCACGGGGACATTGTTATTTGTGACCGTGAAAATAATGCTGCTTGCAAATTATCTGGAATTAATTACAAAGGTAAGTGGTCTTCTTCATATCAAGTATTTTATAACtatcagttctttaaaaaaaacctctAAGTGAAATGACAGAGTCCCAGAAAttcttatttgcttattttacatttattcttaAAGAGATTGAGTGCCAGATGAGTGATAGATGtttattgctttgtttgaaatgcaaTCTCTCAGGACTAGAATTATGCaagattaacatttttttttcattttagggaACTAGGATTAAGTTGGgtaccatatatatataaatatatgtttatttaacagtattaaatatcatatttgaatatcttatgtatttttaaacacatttcaaTATAAAAGCATAATCCTGAAATCTAGATAACTCCTAAAATTGAAAAGATGCAAAACATGCATGTATTTTCAAAAAGATAGCACATAAACCGAAAAGCACTGTCCACTGAAAATGCCAAGAACCAATAACCCACCTAGAAGAACAAGCAGCCCTAGGGCCACACTGTTTTCCGAATAACATttcccactaaaaggaaccagagctctCTGAAGAAATAGGTGGTTCCAAATCCAGGACAGAAAATATACCAGAAGGAGCTTATAAAATCTTGTCATTCCAGAATGTAAGGAAGCTTTCAAAGACTACCAAGGTCATGTCAAGGAGACTTGGGATCCATCTCGTAGAAACTGGGGACAATTTGAACATCAACAAGGGTAATAACTGCAATTGaacaaaaatatatcaaatacGTTTAAATCCATGGGTTCTTAACATGTAATAATGAAACTATTCACTTTTAGAGGATGCCAGGAAACCatcttattttgaaaactggtaaataaaaggaaagaattccTTATTGAATTGTACCTTCTGGTAAATAACTAACGAAAGTAAGTTTTTCCTTACCGAAATATTCCAGCAAATAAGTGAAGATGGactgatagaattaaaatatcacATTCTGGCAACTCCCAATGTATTAAATTGCATCTAGGCAACAGTATCAGTGGATGCTAGATCACAACAAAAAGAGACAAATGGACATTTCTTGTCTGCTGATGGAAGTACACGGTCACCTATGAAGTAGTCttatataaaaaaatgaacctGAATTTGATCAAACCTCTATCTAGATCTACTTGTTAACTTAAAATGAAGTACAGGAACAGGTTGAAGTCATCACAAGAATACAGTTAATCAAAATCCAGACTATGGCAAATTCTTTAGAACAAATGATCTGGTTCctttctcaaaaaattgaaaggaaaaaacaatgagGAAGATCTTATGTATTAAAAGAAACCTAAAAGATATGTCAACCAGTAGGGATGTATGGACCTCATTTGAATTCTAATTTGAACAAATTGAAAATATTATAAGACAACCAGGGAATTACGAACTGACTGGATATTTGAGAATATTAAGTGACTGATTAATTACTCGTTTTAAGTGAGAGGACAATATGGTAGTTACCTTTTTAAAGATTCCTTCTGTTTTAAAGATACCTCCTGAGTTACTTACAGATAAATGACGTGACACATGGATTTCTGTTGAAAAATGcaggagaggaagaaggtgggaAACAATATCAGCCACGAGTTGTTGAAGCTGAGTGATGGATACAtgggttttattattattgtcatctcTACTTTTGCATATGCTGCAAATCTTCTATAATAAATGGTGATTTTTAAACCAAAAAGTGTTTCCtttaaaataggtaaaatttCACTCTCCCTTGCCACCTCTTATCAACCCAAATAGTTCCAtcacttttcttctttatgttatGAGGCCCTTTTATGACTTACATACCTGCTTAGAATTTAACATCTTCATCGTGAGTTAAGCCTTTTTGATCATTAGAACTGACTATTACTAATGGTACATTTTATCTTAAAATCCATGTTATCTGCTATTAATATAGTCATCTTAGCTTTCCATTTACTACTATTTGCCTTAtatgtctttttccatctttttattctCAACTTATATTTGTCCTTATAATTTAGGTGTGTCTCTttaaaacaacatatagttggattggATTTTAGCCAATCTTATACATTTCAGACATTAAGTAGTGAGTTCAGTACTTTTACATTAtggtaattattgatatgtttagATTTGATTCTGCCTTCTGTAATTAGTTTCagtgtttcattttattcctttattttttcttactttttgaaTTTATATCTTCTTAACAAGATGACTATTCACTACTTTCCACTCTGATCTGTATCATTATCTTCTTACTACTTTTTTGTGTTGGATACTTAGCACATCGCTTTTCAGTCTTTATTCTTtcctaatataaatatttaaggctTCTCTTCCTCTAATATAGCTTAACAATTAGGTGCATcctacatattttaattaaaaaacattttagtgTTTCTCTTTAAATCTATACAGTTTGAAAACATTCCTACTGAGGTATAATTGAAATACAATGAGGTGCAGGTACCTAAAGTGCACAATTTGATAGGATTGGACACATGAATGTCCCCACGagaccatcaccaccatcaagatGATAATCCTCCCCAGTGCATGAAACTTCCTTGTGCACCTTTAAAATCCCCCGTGCATTCCTACATGAGTACTGATCAGCTTTCTATTACTGTAGATTAGCTTGTATGTCtcagatttttatataaatagagtGATACAGAATATACtctttcttttctggcttctcCCACTCAGCATAATTAGTTTGGGTTTCGTCCATGCGGTTgaatgtatcagtagttcatttctttttattgctgggtagtattccattgtggagCTGTAAGccagtttgtttacccattcacctCTTGATAGACATCTGAGtttttccaatttggggctattagaaataaagctgctacaaacatttgtgtacaagtttttgagtggccatatgatttcatttctcttagataaatatctaggaatagaatGGCTAGATAATATGGTAGCTGCAAATTTAAGGtttaaagaaactgtcaaactgttttccaaagtgttggCACAATTTTATATTCCCTACCAGCGGTGTATAAGAGTTGCAGTTCTTccatgtatttgtcaaaacttggtatttatgtctttttaattgtaaaattctAATAAGTGATGTTTGGTTTGagttgtatttccctaatgactaatgatgccgacaatcttttcatgtgcttatttgccaatAATATATCTTCTGTAGTGAAGTGacttttgcccaattttaattCAGTCATTTGCTTTTGTATTATTGAGTTctgagagttctttgtatattcttgaCACAAGGCCTTGAtatggtttgcaagtattttctccaatTGCATGCTATgccttaacagtgtcttttgaagagcagtagttcttaattttgatgcaTCCAGTTCATCAATTTGTAAATGCCTCAGGTCAAAGACCACCAGGAAAACATTAGTTGACATATTGGTTGTGCATATTTCCTTGTTTCAGTGAGGGAGAATTCTCATCATAGAAAACCATGGGGAGTCTAGTGAAGGGGTGTTAGAACCTATTAATGGATTTGGACTGTGGTTGGGTAATTTGGGAGAAGGTTTAAGGAAGTGGGAATTAGTTCTAGATTGGGTGCTGTTAAATAGTAGGTCAATTCTACCAGTGGGTATCTCAAAAAATCTTATTTATAAGGAAGGCATAGTAGAGAGGATAAAGCTGTAATTGGTAAAGAAGTAGCAGCCACTCATTTTAGCTGTGAGAGGAGGATGTTTGGTATTTTGTGGATTGCACAGTGACCTtgtttttgtctcattttatcATGAGCTTCGAGAGACCTTGTATGACATTGGTGCTCTGTGAGATTGTTTACATCTTAACTGCTGACCGACACAACTTAGCCATGAACACCAGGCCAGCTTTGTAATAAAGCTAAGGTCTAGCTGTGAGTCTCAGAACAATTCCCAGATGTCAGGGgctgctttttcctttcttaattttttcttttatagatctTTTTGCTGTCATATCTATGACCCAAGATCCCAAAAATTCTCTTTCCTAGAAGTTGTATGGTTTtcagttttacatttaggtcagTGATCCTTTTTGAATTTATGTACATGTTCCTAGATAACAATCCAagttcttcttatttttttaaatatggatatccaattagccagcaccatttgctgaaaaaaaactgtcttttctccactgaattgcctttaTACTTGGGTTGAAAATCAACTGcctgttgtcttagtttcctcgGCTGCTtgagcaaataccacacaatggcttaaacaatgggaatttattggctcacagttttgaggctagaaatatttcaaatcaaggcatcatgaaggtgatgctttctcccagaagactgtggctttctggggctgactgcctgCTCAACTTGATCCTTAGCTTTTGCTGTCAGCTTTTGGcggctccctctgtggctttctctctctctctctctttgaatttcattctacttaggaaggattccagtaatgggattaagacccaccatgctcattgggttgggccacaccttacccaaagtaacttcatcaaaatgtcctacttacaacaggttcacacccataggaatggattaagttttacagcatgtttttctgagggtacataactccaaaccaccatacctATATGTATGAGTGGGACTAGATTTTAAATCTGTATTCTTTAccattgatttctttatttttgacaaCAAAACCACACTGTCTTAACTACTGTAGTTATATAAGTTTTGCAGACAGGCATTGCAAGTGccctattttgttctttttcaaagttgttttggctattttaggtCCTGTggattttcatatgaattttagaatcaacttgtcaatttctacaaaaaaaagcATGCTGGGATTTTGACTGGAATGCAGTCGAATCCATAGATtgatttggggagaactgacatcataacaaaattgagtcttccaatccttgaatgtgttctctctctccatttatttaggcttttgaaaatttctttcagtgatgatttgtagttttctgtgtctaAGTCTTTCACATCATTTGTCATATTTATCCTtaggtttttcatatttttatgatattgtaagtggtattgatttttaaatttcaatttcttcttatTGCCAGGATACAGAAATTCAGTATCTTAGCAAATCCTATCAAATAACCCCTAGAATATTTAGAAGCATGTtagttcatttccaaatgtttgaggGATTTCTAAATACTTTTCTATTACTTATTCCTATTTTAATTCCATTGAGGTGAGAGAACATACTTGAATTCATGaatccttttaaatatattgagattgttttatggcccagatgTGTACTATattggtaaatgttccatgtgcacttgaaaagaatgtgtatgcCGCTGCTGTGGAGTGCAGTGTCTATATAAATGTCAATCAGATCAGGCTGGCCAGTAGTGTTCAAGTCTCCTGTATCCTAACTGATAGTCAGTATACTTTTTCTATTGATTGTTTGGAGAGGgttattgaaatctccaactataattgtggatttatctatttcACCTTACAGTTCTATCAgtgttttcttcatgtattttgaagttatTAGGTGACAAAATATTTAGGATTGtctatcttcttgatgaattggcccTTGTCATTATgaagtggttttcttttctttgataatATTCTTGCCTATGAAATCAACTTAATCAGATATCATTATAGTCACCCCAGATTTATTTTGATTAAGGTTAACTTCAAAcctcttttttcatccttttaactTTAACTTATTTGTATCTTCATATTTAAAGTGGTTTTCTTGTGGACAGTGTATATTTGTGTccttttttaatccaatttggCAATGCTATTTGATTAACATTAATTGATATGTATGGCAGATTTTAAATCTActatcttgctatttgttttctatttgtctcatctgtttttgttccctttctctttttctgcctttctttggattgatatatatatatgtatgtatgtatgtatataacagttttcttttatttcccttgcTGGCTCTTTAGCTATAGTTCTGGTGTTATTTACGTGGTTATTATAGGGTTTAGAGTATACTTAACACTTTCCTTCTTCAAATGATTTTATACCATTTCACATGTAGGATGAGAACCTTACAATCACATactctcattttcttcctcctgACCTCTGTGATATTtttatcatactttttatttCCACATGTTATAGCCCTCACAATAcattaatatttttgctttaaacactCCTTGCTCTCAGCAGGCATCCCCCCAGCATGCTTCTCCTTCCTGTTCTCTTGCTAGAAATTTgtctaaaataagaataaataggTTCAGAGATCATAAGGTTTTATAATCTCTAGTGTTTTTCTTTGTTGCACCAATTTTAACTCTCAATAGCTCTTTTACCCCCTTGCCTTCTGGTTGTTGGTTGTGAATTTCCTTCAAATACAAGTGAATTTTTACTCTGTAAagtaaaaaccctaaagaaaataaCCCAGAGTAATTAAAAAGGGAGTTGGAGGAATTCAGTAATAAGAAACAGGTCAATACCTACTTTTACTGTATCTGTTATCAGTCAAAATAGACaactggagaggaaaaaaaaaaaaaaaacatgtttaaaaagaaCATGGTTTCCTCTGCATGTGTTTCTTTATCATAGGACTAGAAAGCTGGCCAAAgctgcctctttttctctcttccaggCTGGTCTAAAATGTTCTCTCCTGAAGTATTGAGGCAGTTCTCACTGAGAATTTCCCCTTCCCCAAAGCTGGATCTGATCCCagtattctctattttctttagcCAGGAGTCTTAGACATTAAAGCCCCccttgaatttaaataaaaagatgttTGATATAATGAACAGTATGGCTTCTAGAGTATTTTAATGCATTATATTGCATCCAAATACATAGGATAAAACCAATGGTGGAGCAATAGGGAAAGGAGCGGTTATATAGTGAGAAATTCCAAAAACTGTCTAATATACATACAGAAGGATCGCCTTTATGCACAAATGCAGCTTTCAACTCCTTCCCTCTAGCAACTTCTGTCTACTCCACCTGAGGAGAAAACTCTATTTCTGCTTCCTAATCAAGGGCACACTACAGTGACCCCTTTCTCAAATCCCACCTCCTCCCAGAACCTGGGTTTGCTATTTTCTCAAATTCTGTTAAAATTCAGTGTTGTCCTGAAGTAGAGTTCTAAAATCTGTCTAAATTCTAGAGTGCCGTTAAGAGAAGCTTGCTGATGAGGTCTGTTCAGTGTCCGCCCCAATCTTCCCACTCATTTGGGATAGGTTCCTAAAACCCGGCTCGGGATTCGTGATGCGCTTGTAACTTTTCCTCGGATCTCTTTTAACCGGAGCCTCAGGTCTTCAGGGCCGCCAGGCCTCCAGGCGCAGGAAGGCTCAGAGCGCCGCGCGGGCGAGCAGGGCGCGCTCCCCGGGGAAGCCGCCTGGGGTCAGCGGGCGGCGGCTGCGCGGGGAGAAGGGCGCGTGGGTAGCtatgcgcgcgcgcacacactcCGGGACCACCCGGGACCCGGAGAGAGAGAGCTTGGGTGGGGAAGCGCACGGAGAGAGGGGGTCGCCAAGATTAGACCACGCGAGCCATCAAAGCAAGTGCAACGAGGACGGTGCGTCCCGTGAGCAGGGGCGCGGGTGCAGCAGCCGGGGGTGGGAGACACGAGTGCGTTGGGGGAGCGGCTTGGCGTGGGTTGGGGGGCGTCCGCGTACCTGGCTCCGCCTCCGCGCCCGGGTGGGCGTTTGTTGCGCCCCGGGCTCCGCCTGCGCGTGTTCCCGCTGTGCGCGCCTCGCGGGAGCCCCGCGACCAGGTGTCCCACGCCCGGGCCAGCCTAGCCggtgccgccgccgccgccgccgcgtcCGGGCTGTGAGTGCGGGGAGCCCTTCCCCCAGCGGATGGAGAGGGGCGAGCGGGCCTTCTGCGACGGCGAGTACGCGAGGGCCGCCGCGCTCTCCCGCTCCTCGCTGGCCGGCCTGGCGCAGCCCCACCGCGCCCTGTGCCTGCGCCTGGAGAACGCGCTGGCCCGCGCGGGCCGCGTCCCCGAGGCCCTGGTCGCGTCCCGCGGCGCTGGCCGAGCAGGGGGGCGGCCTCGCGCGCGCCGTCCACACGCAGGAGTGGCGGGTGCCGGCCACCCGGACGCTCCCCGCTACCTGTTCGGCCGCTCGCGCTGCCGACGGCTGCTCTGCCAGCCGGGGACCCTGGCTGCGGGCTCACCGGGAGCCAGCGCTGCGTGGAGCCGGGGCTGCGCGGCCGCAGGGGCGGTGCTTCGACGTGGTGCCGAGCGGCCTGCTGGGGCGCGGCTTCCCGGCCGAGGGCCCCGGGCGCACGCTGGCGGCCGGAGATCGAGCTGCTCAGGTAAGTGTCGCGGCGGCGCCGGGCCCTCGCTGCTGCCCGCGCCGCCCGGGCTCAGGGGCCTGGGGTTTCGCAGCACCGGTGGGAAGTGCTGCGCCGCCGGCAGCGTCTGGGCCGGGACCCAGGTAGGGGTTCCGCGGCCCCCCTGAACCAGGGGAGGACGCCCCGTCTCCTTTCCTCCGGGTCCCGGCTGTTGAGGAATGGGGGTGACAGGAGGCCTTTGCGCACCGGCCAGGAAAATGCACCTGACTTGCCACGTGCTGGTGGGGCCGAAC is a genomic window of Choloepus didactylus isolate mChoDid1 chromosome 17, mChoDid1.pri, whole genome shotgun sequence containing:
- the LONRF2 gene encoding LOW QUALITY PROTEIN: LON peptidase N-terminal domain and RING finger protein 2 (The sequence of the model RefSeq protein was modified relative to this genomic sequence to represent the inferred CDS: inserted 2 bases in 2 codons); the encoded protein is MRATRLPLELGPSTHVGRVGRLRTELGRQASRRRKAQSAARASRARSPGKPPGVSGRRLRGEKGAWPVPPPPPPRPGCECGEPFPQRMERGERAFCDGEYARAAALSRSSLAGLAQPHRALCLRLENALARAGRVPEALVASRGAGRAGGRPRARRPHAGVAGAGHPDAPRYLFGRSRCRRLLCQPGTLXCGLTGSQRCVEPGXARPQGRCFDVVPSGLLGRGFPAEGPGRTLAAGDRAAQMMYEVIFPASENVCQSLTSSIQGRMLDPRLKPQCPGHGNTQAPAEGGEFTQES